The Breoghania sp. genome has a segment encoding these proteins:
- a CDS encoding branched-chain amino acid ABC transporter permease: MNSNFLRNDMVLMALFALVVLAMPLWLAPIGAGYPDLLQKIAIYGIFAIGFNILFGLTGYLSFGHAAFLGVGSYAAVWTFKLFSMNVVPALVFGVAVSGVFALLIGYVSLRRSGIYFSILTLAFAQMSYNLAYSVLTPITNGETGLQLSQTDPRVADHLFGVAEPGLPTPSFFGIETIGWSGFYVCATALIIAFYVALRIFRSPFGMALRAIKSNQNRMNYTGFNTRPYTLAAFVVSGMYAGLAGSLLAVTDPLAGAERMQWTASGEVVLMTILGGAGTLLGPLLGAGIIKYFENIFSAYNEHVLNDIFSALPDGLRDLVVSITGLFVGEGWHLTLGLLFMLVVIFLPGGVMEGIRRLAKLFGKAGPPNPASAAQPAE, from the coding sequence ATGAACAGCAATTTCCTGCGTAACGACATGGTCCTGATGGCGCTGTTCGCCCTAGTGGTGCTGGCCATGCCGCTGTGGCTTGCGCCGATCGGCGCCGGCTATCCGGACCTTCTCCAGAAGATCGCGATCTACGGCATCTTCGCCATAGGCTTCAACATCCTGTTCGGTCTGACCGGGTATCTCTCATTCGGTCATGCCGCCTTTCTCGGTGTCGGGTCCTATGCGGCCGTGTGGACGTTCAAGCTGTTCAGCATGAACGTGGTTCCAGCCTTGGTTTTCGGCGTCGCCGTCTCCGGGGTCTTCGCCCTGCTGATCGGCTATGTCTCGCTGCGCCGATCCGGCATCTATTTTTCCATCCTGACATTGGCCTTCGCGCAGATGTCCTACAATCTCGCCTATTCGGTTCTCACGCCGATCACCAATGGCGAGACGGGGCTGCAGCTCTCGCAGACCGATCCACGGGTCGCCGATCATCTGTTCGGCGTGGCCGAGCCCGGCTTGCCGACCCCCAGTTTCTTTGGCATCGAGACCATCGGCTGGAGCGGCTTTTACGTCTGCGCCACGGCGTTGATCATCGCCTTTTATGTGGCGCTCAGGATCTTCCGCTCGCCCTTCGGCATGGCGCTTCGCGCGATCAAGTCGAACCAGAACCGGATGAACTACACGGGGTTCAACACCCGTCCCTACACGCTCGCGGCCTTTGTCGTGTCGGGCATGTATGCGGGGCTGGCGGGCTCGCTTCTGGCGGTCACCGATCCGCTGGCCGGCGCGGAGCGCATGCAGTGGACGGCCTCGGGCGAGGTGGTTCTGATGACCATTCTCGGCGGTGCGGGAACCCTTCTGGGGCCTCTTCTGGGCGCCGGGATCATCAAATATTTCGAGAATATCTTCTCCGCCTACAACGAGCATGTGCTGAACGACATCTTCTCTGCCCTGCCTGACGGGCTTCGCGATCTGGTCGTCAGCATCACCGGGCTCTTTGTCGGCGAGGGCTGGCACCTGACGCTCGGTCTGCTGTTCATGCTGGTCGTCATCTTCCTGCCGGGGGGCGTGATGGAAGGCATCCGGCGTCTGGCGAAACTCTTCGGCAAGGCCGGACCGCCGAACCCGGCCAGTGCGGCGCAACCGGCGGAATGA
- a CDS encoding ATP-binding protein, which produces MIQPLTRPDAHRVDDQMAGNPYLVAFRHAPAKGLIVDGEGNVVDTTDLFLRHFGYGRHEVAGRPFALLVPPEMRVAADAALDPGEALLTRSSTLPLAIADRQGASVQVELEISRQSDRQLLVFVMDMAEAAEARSELERRNAELEQVNENLQNFASIASHDMQEPLRKIRYFSEMLRRALKEGHSDDVDYSLRVLGDASSRASRLVSDLLTFSRSTGDDLVRDSIDLADMLQDLVLDFRQGDLVGDADIRMDVSHCQISGDPTAISQLFRNLIGNALKYRSPDRRLSVRIETEVTQEPSPRLRVGVSDNGIGFEPQYAETIFQPFRRLHRRHFIPGNGIGLAICDTVARRHDWRLTAEGRVNEGATFTVEIPRFTLRKEAAQ; this is translated from the coding sequence ATGATTCAGCCCCTGACGAGACCAGATGCTCACCGCGTCGATGACCAGATGGCGGGCAATCCGTATCTTGTAGCGTTCCGACATGCGCCGGCTAAGGGGCTCATCGTCGACGGTGAGGGAAATGTCGTGGATACGACCGATCTCTTCCTTCGCCATTTCGGATATGGACGGCATGAAGTGGCGGGGCGGCCCTTTGCGCTGCTGGTGCCACCGGAGATGCGCGTTGCCGCCGATGCCGCGCTGGATCCTGGCGAGGCGCTTCTGACCCGATCCAGCACGCTGCCGCTTGCCATTGCCGATCGACAGGGGGCGAGCGTGCAGGTGGAGCTTGAGATTTCACGGCAATCGGATCGCCAGTTGCTTGTGTTTGTCATGGATATGGCGGAAGCGGCAGAGGCGAGATCTGAACTGGAACGTCGCAACGCAGAACTGGAGCAGGTCAACGAGAACCTGCAGAATTTTGCGTCGATCGCGAGCCATGACATGCAGGAGCCCCTGCGCAAGATCCGCTATTTTTCCGAGATGCTTCGCCGCGCGCTGAAGGAGGGGCATTCGGATGATGTGGACTATTCGCTCCGTGTTCTGGGCGATGCATCCAGCCGCGCGTCCCGTCTTGTTTCGGATCTTCTGACCTTTTCTCGTTCGACCGGCGACGATCTGGTGCGCGACTCGATCGACCTGGCGGACATGCTGCAAGATCTGGTTCTTGATTTCAGGCAGGGAGATCTTGTGGGGGATGCGGATATTCGCATGGATGTCTCGCATTGCCAGATTTCTGGTGATCCGACGGCGATTTCACAGCTCTTTCGCAATCTGATTGGCAATGCTCTGAAATACCGCTCACCCGATCGTCGCCTGTCGGTAAGGATCGAGACCGAGGTGACGCAGGAGCCGTCCCCACGGTTGCGTGTGGGGGTGTCGGATAACGGGATCGGTTTCGAACCCCAATATGCGGAGACGATCTTTCAGCCGTTCCGTCGCCTTCACCGGCGCCATTTCATCCCCGGAAACGGCATCGGGCTTGCCATTTGCGACACCGTGGCCCGCCGCCACGACTGGCGGCTGACGGCGGAAGGGCGTGTGAATGAAGGCGCCACCTTCACCGTCGAAATCCCGCGTTTCACCTTGCGCAAAGAGGCCGCGCAGTAG
- a CDS encoding substrate-binding protein, with protein sequence MKDNFTSVNRRSLLKATAASGLVLATPTIFTRGAWAQNFANDPTNKSTVTLGFNVPQTGAYADEGADELRAYQLAVKHLNGEGDGGMLNTMKPLALEGNGILGKKVEFVTGDTQTKSDAARSSAKRMVEKDGAIMITGGSSSGVAVAVQSLCQEMGIIFMAGLTHSNDTTGKDKRKYGFRHFFNAYMSGAALGPVLKEEMGTDRRAYHLTADYTWGWTQEESIKNTTEALGWETVNAVRTPLGAGDFSQYITPVLNSGADVLILNHYGKDMVNSLTQAVQFGLRDKQVNGKQFEIVVPLFSRLMAQGAGESIKGILGTTNWNWSLQDEASQAFVKSFGQEYGFPPSQAAHTCYVQTILYADACQRAGTFYPCEVIKALEDFEFDGMGNGPTLYRGADHQCFKNVLVVRGNEAPSSQFDLLKVVKEVPAEAVTYDPTIFGGELGTCS encoded by the coding sequence ATGAAAGATAATTTCACGTCTGTGAACCGTCGTAGCCTGTTGAAGGCGACTGCGGCTTCCGGCCTCGTCCTCGCCACGCCGACGATCTTTACGCGGGGCGCCTGGGCTCAGAATTTTGCGAACGATCCGACCAACAAGAGCACTGTCACGCTCGGCTTCAACGTGCCCCAGACCGGCGCCTATGCCGATGAGGGCGCGGACGAACTGCGTGCCTATCAGCTCGCCGTCAAGCACCTCAATGGCGAAGGCGACGGCGGCATGCTCAACACCATGAAGCCGCTCGCCCTGGAAGGGAACGGCATTCTGGGCAAGAAGGTCGAGTTCGTTACCGGCGATACGCAGACCAAGTCCGATGCGGCCCGTTCCTCCGCCAAGCGCATGGTGGAAAAGGACGGCGCGATCATGATCACCGGCGGTTCGTCCTCGGGCGTGGCCGTGGCGGTGCAGTCTCTGTGTCAGGAGATGGGCATCATCTTCATGGCCGGTCTGACCCATTCCAACGACACCACCGGCAAGGACAAGCGCAAGTACGGCTTCCGCCACTTCTTCAATGCCTACATGTCGGGCGCCGCGCTCGGCCCGGTGCTGAAGGAAGAGATGGGCACCGATCGTCGCGCCTATCACCTGACCGCCGACTACACCTGGGGCTGGACGCAGGAAGAGTCCATCAAGAACACCACCGAGGCGCTCGGCTGGGAGACCGTCAACGCCGTGCGCACACCGCTCGGCGCGGGTGACTTCTCGCAGTACATCACTCCGGTTCTGAACTCCGGCGCGGATGTCCTGATCCTGAACCACTACGGCAAGGACATGGTCAACTCGCTGACCCAGGCCGTCCAGTTCGGTCTGCGCGACAAGCAGGTCAACGGCAAGCAGTTCGAGATCGTGGTGCCGCTGTTCTCGCGTCTGATGGCGCAGGGTGCGGGGGAGAGCATCAAGGGCATTCTCGGGACCACCAACTGGAACTGGTCGCTGCAGGACGAGGCCTCGCAGGCTTTCGTGAAGTCCTTCGGTCAGGAATACGGCTTCCCGCCGTCCCAGGCGGCCCACACCTGTTATGTCCAGACGATCCTCTATGCGGATGCCTGCCAGCGTGCGGGCACCTTCTATCCGTGTGAAGTGATCAAGGCCCTTGAGGACTTCGAGTTCGACGGCATGGGCAACGGCCCGACGCTCTACCGCGGCGCTGACCACCAGTGCTTCAAGAACGTTCTTGTGGTGCGCGGCAACGAAGCGCCGTCGAGCCAGTTCGATCTGCTCAAGGTCGTCAAGGAAGTTCCGGCCGAGGCCGTTACCTACGACCCGACGATCTTCGGCGGCGAACTCGGCACCTGCAGCTAA
- a CDS encoding D-2-hydroxyacid dehydrogenase family protein — protein sequence MRIAVLDDFQGVAREFADWSRVEERAQVTTYRSPFVGPDDVVAELQPYDVICVMRERTAFPAEVISSLPNLKLIVTTGMSNAAIDLMAAEAAGILVCGTHSPGHATAELAFGLIIAAARNLAPEVSSMGIGDWQTGVGRDLRGATLGIVGLGRLGSQVAAFGKVFGMDVMAWSENLSAVRCADVGVRRTASLDELLADSDFITIHTRLSPRTRGLIGSRELGLMKRDALLINTSRAGIVDTMALIGALADGQIAGAAIDVYDEEPLPAGHPLHTAPNLLMTPHLGYVTRETYSVFYRETVEDLEAYLDGEPIRLLTSVRVEAT from the coding sequence ATGCGTATTGCGGTTCTCGATGATTTTCAGGGCGTTGCCCGTGAATTCGCCGACTGGAGCAGAGTGGAGGAGCGGGCACAGGTCACCACCTATCGCTCGCCTTTCGTCGGACCGGATGATGTGGTCGCGGAGCTGCAACCTTACGACGTGATTTGCGTCATGCGGGAGCGCACGGCCTTTCCGGCTGAGGTGATCTCCAGCCTGCCCAATCTCAAATTGATCGTGACCACGGGAATGAGCAATGCGGCAATCGATCTGATGGCCGCAGAGGCCGCCGGCATCCTCGTGTGCGGCACGCATTCGCCGGGGCATGCGACCGCGGAACTCGCCTTCGGATTGATCATCGCGGCGGCGCGCAATCTGGCCCCGGAAGTGAGCTCGATGGGTATCGGTGACTGGCAGACGGGCGTTGGGCGAGATCTGCGTGGGGCGACGCTCGGCATTGTCGGACTTGGCCGTCTCGGCTCGCAGGTGGCTGCCTTCGGCAAGGTGTTCGGCATGGACGTCATGGCGTGGAGCGAGAACCTGAGTGCGGTGCGTTGTGCCGATGTCGGGGTAAGGCGTACGGCGAGCCTCGACGAGCTGTTGGCTGACAGCGATTTCATCACGATCCACACCCGTCTTTCGCCGCGCACGCGTGGGTTGATCGGTTCGCGGGAACTGGGGTTGATGAAGCGCGACGCGTTGCTCATCAACACGTCGCGCGCAGGCATCGTCGATACGATGGCGTTGATCGGCGCGCTGGCCGATGGCCAGATCGCAGGGGCGGCCATAGATGTCTATGACGAGGAACCGCTGCCAGCCGGCCACCCGCTGCACACCGCCCCCAATCTGCTGATGACACCGCATTTGGGCTACGTCACGCGGGAGACCTATTCCGTTTTCTATCGCGAGACCGTGGAGGACCTGGAGGCCTATCTCGATGGCGAGCCGATCCGTCTCCTGACGTCGGTCAGGGTAGAGGCGACGTAG
- a CDS encoding branched-chain amino acid ABC transporter permease, translating to MDTFVLQLLNGLDKGGAYALIALGLTLVFGTLGVVNFAHGALFMMGAFCAVSLQKLLTISVKIKDESVTFFDAYKEVPYLELWLGDTGKAIIDYSVPLSILLAIPVMLLIGLIMERGLIRFFYKRSHAEQILVTFGLAIVLQEVVKSTFGANPIPTGAPDIVSGSADIGIWLGLGPAVVYPWWRLIYLSFSLAIIAAVFSFLQFTTYGMVVRAGMQDRETVGLLGINIERRFTVVFGIAAIVAGLAGVMYTPILPPDYHMGMDFLVLSFVVVVVGGMGSLPGAVAAGFLLGVLQSFASMTEVKDILPGIDQIIIYLVAVVILLVRPRGLMGRRGVMES from the coding sequence ATGGATACGTTCGTACTCCAGCTTCTCAACGGGCTCGACAAGGGCGGGGCCTACGCCCTGATCGCCCTGGGCCTGACCCTGGTCTTTGGCACGCTCGGCGTGGTCAATTTCGCCCATGGCGCGTTGTTCATGATGGGCGCCTTCTGCGCGGTCTCGCTGCAGAAGCTGCTCACGATCTCTGTCAAGATTAAGGACGAAAGCGTCACCTTCTTCGACGCCTACAAGGAAGTTCCCTATCTTGAACTCTGGCTGGGCGATACGGGAAAGGCGATCATCGACTACTCGGTGCCGCTGTCGATCCTGCTCGCAATTCCGGTGATGCTGCTGATCGGTCTGATAATGGAACGCGGTCTCATCCGCTTCTTTTACAAGCGCAGCCACGCTGAGCAGATTCTGGTGACGTTTGGTCTCGCCATCGTCTTGCAGGAGGTCGTCAAATCGACTTTCGGTGCCAACCCGATCCCGACCGGCGCTCCTGACATCGTCTCCGGAAGCGCGGACATCGGCATCTGGCTCGGGCTTGGTCCGGCGGTCGTCTATCCCTGGTGGCGGCTCATCTATCTCAGCTTCTCGCTCGCAATCATCGCCGCGGTCTTCTCCTTCCTGCAATTCACCACCTACGGCATGGTCGTGAGGGCGGGCATGCAGGACCGCGAGACGGTGGGCCTTCTGGGCATCAATATCGAGCGGCGCTTCACGGTTGTCTTCGGCATTGCCGCCATTGTCGCGGGGCTTGCGGGTGTCATGTACACCCCGATCCTTCCGCCGGACTATCACATGGGCATGGACTTTCTCGTGCTCTCCTTCGTGGTCGTTGTCGTGGGCGGAATGGGGTCTCTCCCCGGTGCGGTTGCCGCCGGTTTCCTTCTCGGCGTTCTCCAGTCCTTCGCGTCGATGACCGAAGTGAAGGACATTCTGCCGGGTATCGACCAGATCATCATCTATCTCGTCGCCGTCGTGATCCTGCTTGTCAGGCCGCGCGGTCTGATGGGACGGCGTGGGGTAATGGAAAGCTAA
- a CDS encoding GntR family transcriptional regulator, whose translation MTSTPANPESLYDRLIDAIEQGELGPGDALRESRLAERFGTSRTPVREALRRLEAQGLVTHNAHRGCVVAALDYDQIGELYAAREVMEGSAARGAALHAAPQEIALLRKLVEEGRAMVDRPVELAVINRRFHRVIHRSSHNRYLNQLLDTMRVHMALIEGTTLSLPERGAQSIQEHEDIVEAIAARNPDAAERATRQHVATAYQNRVSMLLS comes from the coding sequence ATGACGAGCACGCCAGCCAATCCCGAAAGCCTCTATGACCGCCTGATCGACGCCATCGAACAGGGCGAGCTGGGTCCCGGCGACGCCTTGCGCGAGTCGCGCCTGGCGGAGCGTTTCGGCACATCGCGAACGCCTGTCCGCGAGGCCCTGCGCCGCCTGGAGGCGCAGGGGCTGGTGACGCACAATGCGCATCGCGGATGTGTCGTCGCGGCGCTTGATTACGACCAGATCGGCGAGCTTTATGCTGCGCGCGAGGTGATGGAAGGATCGGCGGCGCGCGGTGCGGCGCTTCATGCCGCTCCGCAGGAAATCGCCCTTTTGCGCAAGCTCGTGGAAGAGGGGCGCGCCATGGTCGACAGGCCGGTGGAGCTGGCCGTGATCAACCGCCGCTTCCACCGCGTCATTCACCGTTCCTCGCACAATCGCTATCTCAACCAGCTGCTCGATACCATGCGGGTGCATATGGCCCTGATCGAAGGCACCACCCTGTCATTGCCGGAGCGCGGCGCGCAATCGATCCAGGAACACGAGGATATCGTGGAGGCCATCGCCGCGCGCAATCCCGATGCCGCCGAAAGGGCGACCCGGCAACATGTCGCCACCGCCTATCAGAACCGGGTGTCGATGCTGCTGAGCTGA
- a CDS encoding AMP-binding protein: MNPAEWLLRSARKAPDAPALLHGVEVVASYGAFAERAGRIAKALREEWGVWPGDRVALFMANSPTYLELLYGIWFAGAVAVPINYKLHPSEAAHIVDDAQARVVFVDDARADIASLLGGEGPSVVTPEILAGELPRHTAMDVPHPMREEDLAWLFYTSGTTGRPKGVMLTIANLHAMVFAYFVDVDAVHREDAALYAAPMSHGAGLYNFMHVLRGARHVVPVSGGFDPSEIANLAPRIGNVSMFAAPTMVRRLCDHAARSGYDGEGIRTIVYGGGPMYVADIERAVAQFGPRFVQIYGQGESPMTITALSRETIAERSHPRWRERLGSVGLAHSCVEVRVADEAGHPVFAGETGEILVRGASVMAGYWRNPTATAATLRDGWLWTGDLGALDEDGYLTLKDRSKDVIISGGTNIYPREVEEALLTCAGVREVSVVGRAEPEWGEEVVAFVVAMEEEGLEPDQLDAHCRSQIARFKRPRHYIFLEELPKNTYGKVLKGELRRMADEVANRDKRS, from the coding sequence GTGAACCCGGCGGAGTGGCTCTTGCGCAGCGCCCGCAAGGCGCCCGATGCGCCGGCGCTCTTGCACGGCGTGGAGGTGGTGGCGAGCTATGGCGCGTTCGCCGAGCGGGCCGGGCGCATCGCGAAGGCGTTGCGGGAGGAATGGGGCGTGTGGCCCGGGGATCGGGTGGCGCTTTTTATGGCGAACAGCCCGACCTATCTGGAGCTGCTCTACGGCATCTGGTTCGCCGGCGCGGTGGCGGTTCCGATCAATTACAAGCTTCATCCAAGCGAGGCGGCCCATATCGTTGACGATGCGCAGGCGCGTGTTGTCTTCGTGGATGACGCGCGCGCAGACATTGCGTCATTGCTGGGTGGAGAGGGGCCGAGCGTCGTGACGCCCGAAATTCTCGCAGGAGAATTGCCGCGCCACACGGCGATGGATGTCCCGCATCCGATGCGCGAGGAGGATCTCGCCTGGCTCTTCTACACATCCGGCACGACGGGACGTCCCAAGGGGGTGATGCTGACGATCGCCAACCTGCACGCCATGGTGTTTGCCTATTTCGTGGATGTTGATGCGGTCCACCGCGAGGATGCCGCGCTTTACGCCGCGCCCATGTCGCATGGCGCGGGGCTCTACAATTTCATGCATGTGCTGCGCGGTGCGCGTCACGTGGTGCCGGTCTCCGGCGGGTTCGATCCATCCGAAATCGCCAATCTGGCGCCGCGCATCGGCAATGTGTCGATGTTTGCCGCGCCGACAATGGTGCGCAGGCTCTGCGATCACGCCGCCCGTTCGGGCTATGACGGCGAAGGCATTCGAACCATCGTCTATGGTGGCGGGCCGATGTATGTGGCCGATATCGAGCGGGCGGTTGCGCAGTTCGGACCGCGTTTCGTCCAGATCTATGGGCAAGGCGAAAGCCCCATGACCATCACCGCCCTGTCGCGCGAGACGATTGCGGAGCGGAGCCATCCGCGCTGGCGGGAGCGGCTGGGCTCGGTGGGGCTGGCGCATTCCTGCGTTGAGGTGCGGGTGGCCGATGAGGCCGGGCATCCGGTCTTCGCGGGCGAGACGGGCGAGATCCTTGTGCGCGGCGCATCCGTCATGGCGGGCTACTGGCGCAACCCCACTGCGACCGCCGCGACCCTGCGCGACGGCTGGCTTTGGACCGGCGATCTCGGTGCGCTCGATGAGGACGGCTATCTGACGCTGAAGGACCGCTCGAAGGATGTGATCATTTCCGGCGGCACCAATATCTATCCGCGTGAGGTGGAGGAGGCGTTGCTGACCTGCGCCGGGGTGCGGGAGGTGTCCGTGGTCGGGCGGGCGGAGCCGGAATGGGGCGAGGAGGTCGTCGCCTTCGTCGTCGCCATGGAGGAGGAGGGGCTTGAGCCGGACCAGCTCGATGCCCATTGCCGTTCGCAGATTGCGCGCTTCAAGCGTCCCAGGCACTATATCTTTCTGGAGGAATTGCCCAAGAACACCTACGGCAAGGTCCTGAAAGGCGAGTTGCGGCGCATGGCGGATGAGGTGGCGAACCGAGACAAAAGGTCCTGA
- a CDS encoding ABC transporter ATP-binding protein, whose protein sequence is MNSMATAATGSQVDGYAATAGAPFFSVRDVHSYYGESYIVQGISFDIQEGEIVALLGRNGAGKTSTLRTIARTDVPELKRGEIWLAGEPLHQMKSFEAARAGVQLVPEDRRIIPGLTVEENLVLSQVAEPKGWDLDRIYDHFPRLAERRRQEAVTMSGGEQQMLAVARALARDLKLLLLDEPYEGLAPVIVQEIERIVAGVKELGITTIIVEQNAVAALKLADKAIILDMGQVVFEGSAREVLDNEELRHEYLAI, encoded by the coding sequence ATGAACTCCATGGCCACGGCCGCAACCGGTTCTCAGGTCGACGGGTATGCAGCAACCGCCGGAGCGCCTTTCTTCTCGGTCCGTGATGTTCATTCCTATTACGGCGAGAGCTATATCGTTCAAGGCATATCCTTTGATATTCAGGAAGGCGAGATCGTCGCCCTTCTCGGGCGCAACGGTGCGGGCAAGACCTCGACCCTTCGCACGATCGCGCGCACCGATGTTCCAGAATTGAAGCGCGGCGAGATCTGGCTGGCGGGTGAACCACTGCACCAGATGAAGTCGTTTGAGGCGGCGCGCGCGGGCGTTCAGCTCGTTCCGGAGGACCGGCGCATCATTCCCGGTCTGACCGTGGAGGAAAATCTTGTCCTGTCGCAAGTGGCGGAACCCAAAGGCTGGGATCTGGACCGCATCTATGACCATTTCCCGCGTCTTGCGGAGCGCCGCAGGCAGGAGGCCGTCACCATGTCGGGCGGCGAGCAGCAGATGCTTGCGGTCGCGCGCGCGCTCGCGCGGGATCTGAAGCTCTTGCTTCTCGATGAGCCCTATGAGGGGCTGGCGCCGGTCATCGTTCAGGAGATCGAGCGAATCGTGGCCGGTGTGAAGGAACTCGGGATCACGACGATCATCGTGGAGCAGAATGCGGTGGCTGCGCTGAAGCTCGCCGACAAGGCGATCATTCTTGACATGGGGCAGGTGGTGTTCGAGGGATCTGCGCGGGAGGTGCTCGATAACGAGGAACTGCGTCACGAATATCTGGCGATATGA
- a CDS encoding ABC transporter ATP-binding protein, whose translation MNDIVLHVADVHKSFGGLRALSNIDLQIEQGKTHAIIGPNGAGKSTLLNVCVGRITPDSGAVVFDGKALTGRKPHEINQLGVARVFQTPEIFPDLSLVHNVMIPAFAKRDGAFTLNAWSALESEGGIRDEAESVLEDIGLIDKKDQEAASLSRGDKRRLELAMGLVQHPRLLLLDEPTAGMSRHDTNRTIDLLKKIKERGMTKVIIEHDMHVVFSLADRISVLAQGRIIAEGTPEEVRNDPKVKEAYLGEAQ comes from the coding sequence ATGAACGACATTGTTTTGCACGTTGCCGACGTCCACAAGAGTTTCGGCGGTCTCAGGGCCCTGTCCAACATCGATCTCCAGATCGAGCAGGGCAAGACGCACGCGATCATCGGGCCGAACGGGGCGGGAAAGTCCACGCTTCTGAATGTCTGTGTCGGGCGCATCACGCCGGATTCGGGCGCCGTGGTCTTTGACGGAAAGGCGCTCACCGGGCGCAAGCCGCACGAGATCAACCAGCTCGGCGTGGCGCGCGTTTTCCAGACGCCGGAGATCTTTCCCGATCTCAGCCTCGTTCACAACGTGATGATCCCGGCGTTCGCCAAGCGCGACGGGGCCTTCACCCTGAATGCCTGGTCGGCGCTTGAGAGCGAGGGGGGAATTCGCGACGAGGCGGAAAGCGTGCTGGAGGATATCGGCCTGATCGACAAGAAGGATCAGGAAGCGGCAAGCCTGTCGCGTGGCGACAAGCGTCGGTTGGAGCTGGCCATGGGGCTGGTGCAGCATCCGCGCCTGCTGCTTCTCGACGAGCCGACCGCCGGGATGTCTCGCCACGACACCAACCGCACCATCGATCTTCTCAAGAAGATCAAGGAGCGCGGCATGACCAAGGTGATCATCGAGCACGACATGCATGTCGTGTTCTCGCTGGCCGACCGGATCTCGGTTCTCGCACAGGGGCGCATCATCGCGGAAGGAACGCCGGAAGAGGTGCGCAACGATCCCAAGGTCAAGGAAGCCTATCTCGGGGAGGCACAATGA